A region of Jonquetella anthropi DSM 22815 DNA encodes the following proteins:
- a CDS encoding YbaK/EbsC family protein, with protein MNPVERVQKALTALGYGQGITYSELTIFTVSDAAKAVGVTEGEILKSLIFLIDGSPWLVLMSGSNKVHSGAVKRASGGKKVSMAPSDYVLEHFGYAVGGVPPVGYDEQLPALLDEDLWNYPAVWAAAGTDHHFFPISPDDLARYTGGRRAALKKSDAPQK; from the coding sequence ATGAACCCAGTCGAGCGAGTTCAGAAAGCCCTCACGGCCCTAGGGTACGGACAGGGCATCACCTACAGCGAACTGACTATCTTCACCGTGTCGGACGCGGCGAAAGCCGTCGGCGTGACCGAAGGGGAGATCCTCAAAAGCCTGATCTTTCTCATCGACGGCTCGCCGTGGCTCGTCCTCATGTCGGGAAGCAACAAGGTTCACTCCGGCGCGGTCAAGCGCGCCTCGGGCGGGAAAAAGGTCTCCATGGCCCCGTCGGACTACGTGCTGGAACATTTCGGCTACGCCGTTGGCGGCGTGCCGCCCGTCGGTTACGACGAGCAGCTGCCGGCGCTTCTGGACGAGGACCTGTGGAATTACCCAGCCGTCTGGGCCGCCGCTGGGACGGATCACCACTTCTTCCCGATCAGCCCTGACGACCTCGCCCGATACACCGGCGGCCGACGAGCCGCGCTGAAAAAATCCGACGCCCCTCAAAAATAA
- the mgtE gene encoding magnesium transporter, translating to MISRERELIEQIRELIQAKEFRRAKEILSGVEPVDMAECLGLLPPAELVFFFRLLPKDMAIDVFELLDTDVQQTFLRHASDKEVAVMLEDMSDDDRTELFDELPAKTVKELLRQLSPQERALANRLLGYPQDSAGRIMTPEYIDLKAAATVQEALDRIRQTAPNKETIYTCFVTDPYRHLLGEVDLEDLLLADPDALVGDVMDPAPIWILTTQDQEEAAKVISQYDLYSLPVVDSEERLVGIITFDDVLDVVEEEATEDLELHAGIQPMDEDYLDASVVTLVRKRFTWLVICIFAESLTSAVLRYFEPVISQAVTLTFFVPLLIGTGGNSGTQSATVMVRSITLGTGSWRNAGETILRETGVGVTMGVVLGILGLLRAVSLGVGLPVTLAVGVALAAVVLMGNLVGTLLPLVGHSLGIDPAIMSGPLLTTVVDVCGLMVYFGIAQAFLKVASL from the coding sequence ATGATCTCGAGAGAGCGCGAACTCATCGAGCAGATTCGAGAGCTCATCCAGGCGAAGGAGTTCCGCCGGGCCAAAGAAATTCTGTCCGGCGTGGAGCCTGTCGATATGGCGGAGTGTCTCGGCCTGCTGCCGCCGGCGGAACTTGTGTTCTTTTTCCGCCTGCTGCCCAAGGATATGGCGATCGACGTTTTCGAGCTGCTGGACACGGACGTTCAGCAGACGTTTTTGCGTCATGCGTCGGACAAAGAAGTGGCCGTCATGTTGGAAGATATGTCCGACGACGACCGGACCGAACTGTTCGACGAGCTGCCGGCCAAAACGGTCAAGGAGCTTCTGCGGCAGCTTTCACCGCAGGAGCGTGCTCTGGCCAACCGGCTGTTGGGGTACCCGCAGGACTCGGCAGGCCGGATCATGACGCCCGAATATATCGACTTAAAAGCGGCCGCGACCGTTCAGGAGGCGCTGGATCGGATTCGCCAGACCGCGCCGAATAAAGAGACGATTTACACCTGTTTTGTCACCGACCCGTACCGGCACCTGCTGGGCGAAGTTGACTTGGAAGACCTGCTTCTGGCCGACCCTGACGCCCTTGTTGGCGACGTGATGGACCCGGCGCCTATTTGGATTTTGACGACCCAGGACCAGGAAGAGGCCGCCAAGGTCATTTCCCAGTACGACCTGTACTCGCTACCGGTCGTCGACTCGGAAGAGCGGCTGGTTGGGATCATCACCTTTGACGACGTACTGGACGTGGTCGAAGAAGAGGCCACCGAGGACTTGGAACTTCATGCCGGTATCCAGCCGATGGACGAGGACTACTTGGACGCCAGCGTGGTTACGCTGGTGCGCAAGCGGTTCACGTGGCTTGTGATCTGTATCTTCGCCGAGTCGCTCACGTCGGCGGTTCTCAGGTATTTTGAGCCGGTCATCAGCCAAGCGGTGACTCTGACGTTTTTTGTGCCGCTGCTCATTGGGACGGGCGGCAACTCGGGCACCCAGTCGGCCACCGTGATGGTCCGCAGCATCACGCTGGGAACCGGCAGCTGGCGCAACGCCGGGGAGACGATTTTGCGCGAGACCGGCGTCGGGGTGACGATGGGCGTCGTGCTGGGGATCTTAGGGCTCCTTCGCGCCGTTTCCTTGGGCGTTGGGCTGCCTGTGACGCTGGCGGTCGGCGTGGCGCTGGCGGCCGTCGTGCTGATGGGAAACTTAGTCGGCACGCTGCTGCCCCTCGTGGGGCACTCGCTGGGAATTGACCCGGCAATTATGTCAGGTCCTCTGCTGACTACCGTGGTCGACGTGTGCGGGCTGATGGTGTATTTCGGGATCGCGCAGGCGTTCCTGAAAGTCGCCTCGCTATGA
- the mgtE gene encoding magnesium transporter, with translation MLNRLPSSMLKEELRHLHPRRALLLCSYLEPARFVALLKDLDRNERQRILSSATVKELGNLVLALPQTTIMTLLDELPARLTRDVVGALPVKVRREVEKALPWPAESVGLLMTKGWVQLLPTDSVKDAIGRIRTGAENRETARSCFVVDEDGQFVGSVPLEDIVLSDPDRPVMELLDPNPCQVSPLTPQDEAARIMSRYDRDVLPVVDGGRLIGLLTFDDVLDLIDQENAELFLQMGGLSSGEEQESPSILRQARRRLPCLLLCLVTGIMTTSLMKSFEEALSTVVALSFFIPLLVDTGGNTGSQASALVIRSMALGQMPDSTVWKVLVRELVTGLMLGLAMAAMAVGRAWMMGTQPPIWMVVASGMIAVVTLANAMGTLLPFAIRRMGFDPALLSGPLLSTIVDVAGLAVYLGIAARFLL, from the coding sequence ATGCTAAACCGGCTGCCCTCGTCAATGCTGAAGGAAGAGCTCCGCCACCTTCATCCGCGGCGGGCGCTTTTGCTGTGCAGTTACTTAGAGCCGGCCCGCTTCGTGGCGCTGCTCAAGGACTTGGACCGAAACGAGCGGCAGAGAATCCTGTCCAGCGCGACGGTGAAAGAGCTTGGCAACTTGGTTCTCGCGCTGCCTCAGACGACGATCATGACCCTGCTGGACGAGCTGCCGGCCCGGCTCACCCGCGACGTGGTGGGCGCTTTGCCGGTCAAAGTCCGCCGAGAGGTCGAAAAAGCCCTGCCGTGGCCCGCTGAGAGCGTCGGGCTTTTAATGACAAAAGGGTGGGTGCAGCTCCTGCCGACTGACAGCGTCAAAGACGCCATCGGCCGGATACGGACCGGCGCGGAAAACCGGGAAACGGCCCGCAGCTGCTTCGTCGTCGACGAGGACGGTCAGTTCGTCGGCTCGGTGCCGTTGGAGGATATCGTCCTGTCCGACCCGGACCGTCCTGTGATGGAGCTGCTCGACCCGAATCCCTGCCAAGTCTCGCCTCTGACCCCGCAGGACGAAGCGGCCCGGATCATGTCCCGGTACGATCGGGACGTGCTCCCCGTGGTTGACGGCGGCCGGTTGATCGGGCTGCTTACCTTCGACGACGTGCTGGACTTGATCGATCAGGAAAACGCCGAACTGTTCCTTCAGATGGGCGGTCTGTCGTCCGGCGAAGAGCAGGAAAGCCCGAGCATTCTGCGCCAAGCTCGGCGGCGTCTGCCCTGTCTGCTCCTGTGTCTTGTGACCGGCATTATGACTACCAGCTTGATGAAGTCATTTGAAGAGGCGCTGAGCACTGTGGTTGCCCTGTCGTTCTTCATTCCCCTTCTGGTGGACACGGGCGGCAACACGGGCTCTCAGGCGTCGGCCTTGGTTATTCGCAGCATGGCGCTCGGCCAAATGCCCGATTCAACGGTCTGGAAGGTGCTCGTCCGCGAATTGGTGACCGGCCTGATGTTGGGCCTTGCCATGGCTGCTATGGCTGTCGGGCGGGCTTGGATGATGGGAACCCAGCCGCCGATATGGATGGTCGTGGCGAGCGGCATGATCGCTGTTGTGACGCTGGCGAACGCCATGGGCACGCTTCTGCCGTTTGCTATCCGGCGGATGGGCTTTGACCCGGCGCTCCTGTCGGGGCCGCTTCTCAGCACCATCGTAGACGTCGCAGGACTGGCAGTTTATCTGGGAATTGCGGCGCGCTTTCTGCTGTAA
- a CDS encoding TolC family protein: MKKLFLFVELCLLFAVPAAASPVLTPQEAVRLALEHSPQIQAANRRFDAARAAIDQARSDKIPHLFASLGGSWQGEDGKIPAFVRVQGAALGPLGTPIGTVVGGGAGYALDSFTEAYAAELGVQWLVFSSGAVENSVAAKKWAARGVDAQTERVRQTIAHETLACWYGLQRARAKRAVAQEIYDLAKEHLDQVNTFYRHGAVAKHDVLRTEAAVAESQLGLITVDNAVQLAWKGLERLVGISLQGCYDLPEPNGRGVAQLDEPGEDDAALRPELVALGCLKQAANASAKAAHGSLGPKLLAKGSLVAQGRQFWPNDRQDWEVGLALRWDFFDGGKASAQAREAKAKAAEADAQIEDVKRQIDMEIAQSRLNMTSAISRNKVAVQQEKSASEDYRIALVRYNAAVGTNLDVLDARAQLSKARNGVVDALYDSLLARNDYWFALGGDPLDETFMSGAWSSEKGEEHAKSHR; the protein is encoded by the coding sequence ATGAAGAAGCTGTTCCTTTTTGTGGAGTTATGCCTGCTGTTTGCCGTGCCTGCGGCGGCTTCTCCGGTTCTGACGCCTCAGGAGGCCGTGAGGCTGGCGTTGGAACACAGCCCGCAGATTCAGGCGGCGAACCGTCGGTTCGACGCGGCTCGAGCTGCCATCGATCAGGCACGATCGGACAAAATTCCGCACCTGTTCGCGTCCCTCGGCGGCTCGTGGCAGGGCGAGGACGGCAAGATTCCGGCGTTTGTCAGGGTTCAAGGTGCCGCGTTGGGGCCCTTAGGCACGCCCATCGGCACGGTCGTTGGCGGAGGAGCCGGGTACGCGCTTGACAGCTTTACCGAGGCATATGCGGCTGAGCTTGGCGTGCAGTGGCTCGTCTTCAGCAGCGGCGCCGTGGAAAACTCCGTCGCGGCAAAAAAATGGGCTGCCCGAGGGGTTGACGCCCAGACGGAACGGGTCCGCCAGACGATCGCCCACGAGACGCTGGCCTGCTGGTATGGCTTGCAGAGAGCCAGAGCGAAACGGGCGGTGGCTCAGGAGATCTACGACTTGGCGAAGGAACATCTGGACCAAGTGAACACGTTCTATCGCCACGGGGCGGTGGCCAAACACGACGTGCTTCGCACCGAAGCGGCTGTGGCCGAAAGTCAGCTGGGGCTGATCACTGTGGACAACGCCGTTCAGCTGGCGTGGAAGGGGCTGGAACGCCTTGTAGGAATCAGTCTGCAGGGCTGCTACGACCTGCCGGAGCCGAACGGCCGAGGCGTCGCCCAGCTGGATGAGCCGGGCGAGGACGACGCGGCCCTTCGCCCCGAACTGGTCGCTTTAGGGTGTTTGAAGCAGGCGGCGAACGCGTCGGCCAAGGCGGCTCACGGGTCTTTAGGTCCTAAACTGCTCGCCAAGGGTTCTCTTGTCGCGCAGGGGCGGCAGTTTTGGCCAAACGACCGGCAGGACTGGGAGGTCGGGCTGGCTCTTCGTTGGGACTTCTTCGACGGCGGCAAGGCGTCCGCTCAGGCCCGGGAGGCTAAAGCCAAGGCCGCTGAGGCCGACGCCCAGATCGAGGACGTGAAACGCCAGATCGACATGGAGATCGCCCAGTCGCGGCTTAACATGACGTCGGCAATCAGCCGGAACAAAGTGGCGGTTCAGCAGGAAAAAAGCGCTTCTGAGGACTACCGTATCGCGCTCGTGCGGTACAACGCGGCGGTGGGGACGAACTTGGACGTTCTCGACGCGCGGGCTCAGCTGTCCAAAGCCCGCAACGGCGTCGTTGACGCACTGTACGATTCTCTTCTGGCACGGAACGACTACTGGTTCGCCTTGGGGGGCGACCCGTTGGACGAAACGTTTATGTCCGGAGCTTGGAGCTCGGAGAAGGGAGAAGAACATGCCAAAAGTCATCGCTGA
- a CDS encoding MTH1187 family thiamine-binding protein, translated as MPKVIAEVTVVPVIPGPGGYSPYVAAVERTLRSFDLKVRLTPMGTVLEGELDEVLKAIRAAHEAPFGMGIMRVGTTIRIDDRRDKELTMDGKIHAVEEKI; from the coding sequence ATGCCAAAAGTCATCGCTGAAGTGACGGTTGTGCCGGTCATTCCGGGACCGGGAGGGTACAGCCCGTACGTGGCGGCTGTGGAGAGGACGCTTCGGAGTTTTGACCTGAAAGTGCGTCTTACCCCGATGGGCACGGTGCTGGAGGGGGAACTTGACGAGGTGTTGAAGGCGATCCGCGCCGCTCACGAGGCGCCGTTTGGCATGGGGATCATGCGGGTTGGAACGACGATCCGAATCGACGACCGGCGGGACAAAGAGCTCACCATGGACGGGAAAATTCACGCCGTGGAGGAAAAAATTTAA
- a CDS encoding SIR2 family NAD-dependent protein deacylase: protein MSVQSVLQRCAELVAASRRAVAFTGAGVSTDAGLPDFRGPNGLYRRSDVDASRLFDIDAFYEDPSYYYRFHRQLRKILAGIRPTVTHRFLAQWEQSGRLAALVTQNFDGLHEAAGSKRVFPVHGTVATNTCLRCGRGFSAAQLDEFLAEQDVPHCPCGGVIKPDVVFFGESVKFLSESFAAAEAADFMLVLGTSLTVAPACSVPALCPAPVVIVNKGAVHLSYPRSREILQADCDLDDFFTQLSRLVTFP from the coding sequence ATGTCTGTTCAGTCAGTTCTTCAGCGGTGCGCCGAACTGGTCGCCGCGTCCCGCCGAGCCGTCGCCTTTACCGGCGCGGGAGTCTCCACCGACGCCGGTCTGCCGGATTTCCGAGGACCGAACGGCCTGTACCGTCGGTCCGACGTGGACGCTTCCCGTCTCTTCGACATCGACGCGTTTTATGAGGATCCGTCGTACTACTATCGGTTCCATCGCCAGCTGCGAAAAATTTTGGCGGGCATTCGGCCGACGGTCACCCACAGATTTTTGGCCCAGTGGGAGCAGTCCGGCCGGCTGGCAGCCCTCGTGACTCAGAACTTCGACGGACTTCACGAGGCCGCCGGCTCAAAGCGCGTCTTCCCAGTCCACGGCACGGTGGCGACCAACACGTGTCTGCGGTGCGGCAGAGGTTTTTCCGCGGCCCAGCTGGACGAATTTCTTGCCGAACAGGACGTGCCTCACTGTCCCTGCGGCGGCGTCATTAAGCCCGACGTGGTGTTCTTCGGCGAGTCGGTGAAGTTTTTGAGCGAGTCGTTCGCCGCCGCCGAGGCGGCGGACTTCATGCTGGTGCTGGGCACGTCGCTGACCGTCGCTCCGGCCTGTTCCGTTCCCGCCCTCTGCCCCGCGCCGGTGGTGATCGTCAACAAAGGGGCGGTTCACCTTTCCTACCCGCGCAGCAGGGAGATCCTTCAGGCCGACTGCGACCTGGACGACTTTTTCACCCAGCTGTCAAGGCTTGTGACGTTCCCTTAA
- a CDS encoding uracil-xanthine permease family protein — MNKRVLVYGVEDRPSMPVMLLAGAQHVLTLFGATTLVPLIFGPAMGMSPLQIGFFISCVYLSMGICTLVQTSRLGSRLPIVQGSSFSFIPPVMTVIGIYGSQGPNVIMQYLGGSLIVGGLVMAVLGYCGIVGKLRRFIGPLTMGTTIMAIGFSLAPVAVGSNAAKFWPASLAVVALIFLFSLVVKRVYVNIFSILLSVVVVYLVCLALSATGVLPPDHPVFINLTTVRGAHWLQFTGLAPWGMPKISFVSMGAVLAGFFSVFIESLGDYYNVSNACGLPDPSPEVINRGIAAEGIGCMVGGLSGAVACTSYTENIGLISLTGVASRWVVRTGAVLLILMSFVGKFGALVATVPTPIIGGCYIALFGCIGALGIQALLRADMHSQRNVMIIGFSFLMALGLPGWVEAHQAAFFELGIIGQVLWALGKTAMAVAGISSCLLDNLIPGTAEERGMATTNH, encoded by the coding sequence ATGAACAAGAGAGTACTCGTCTATGGCGTTGAAGACAGACCGTCCATGCCGGTCATGCTGCTGGCCGGGGCTCAGCACGTGCTTACGCTGTTTGGCGCCACGACGCTCGTGCCGCTGATTTTCGGCCCTGCGATGGGCATGTCGCCGCTGCAGATCGGCTTCTTTATCAGCTGCGTCTACCTGTCGATGGGGATATGCACGCTCGTCCAGACCAGCCGTCTGGGCTCCCGTCTGCCGATCGTTCAGGGTTCCAGCTTCAGCTTCATCCCGCCCGTGATGACCGTCATCGGCATCTACGGATCGCAGGGGCCGAACGTCATCATGCAGTATCTGGGCGGCTCGCTGATCGTCGGCGGTCTCGTGATGGCCGTGTTGGGGTACTGCGGCATCGTGGGCAAACTGCGCCGGTTCATCGGCCCCCTGACCATGGGAACCACCATCATGGCAATCGGGTTCTCTCTGGCCCCCGTCGCCGTGGGCAGCAACGCGGCGAAGTTCTGGCCCGCGTCGCTGGCGGTCGTCGCGCTGATCTTCCTGTTCAGCCTCGTGGTCAAGCGGGTCTACGTGAACATCTTCTCGATTCTACTCAGCGTGGTGGTGGTGTATCTGGTCTGCTTGGCCCTCAGCGCCACAGGCGTTCTGCCGCCGGATCACCCGGTCTTCATCAATCTTACCACCGTCAGAGGGGCTCATTGGCTGCAGTTCACCGGGTTGGCCCCGTGGGGGATGCCCAAAATCAGCTTCGTCTCCATGGGCGCCGTGCTTGCTGGGTTCTTCTCCGTGTTCATCGAAAGTCTGGGCGACTACTACAACGTGAGCAACGCCTGCGGGCTGCCGGATCCGTCACCCGAAGTCATCAATCGGGGCATTGCCGCCGAGGGAATCGGCTGCATGGTGGGCGGCCTGAGCGGCGCGGTCGCCTGCACGTCCTACACGGAGAACATCGGCCTGATCAGCCTGACCGGCGTGGCGTCCCGATGGGTCGTCCGAACCGGCGCGGTTCTTCTGATCCTGATGAGCTTTGTCGGCAAGTTCGGCGCGCTGGTAGCGACGGTCCCCACGCCGATCATTGGCGGATGCTACATCGCGCTTTTTGGCTGCATCGGGGCGCTGGGCATTCAAGCGCTGCTCCGGGCGGACATGCACTCCCAGCGCAACGTGATGATCATCGGGTTCTCGTTCCTCATGGCTCTGGGGCTTCCCGGCTGGGTCGAGGCCCATCAGGCGGCATTCTTCGAGCTGGGGATCATCGGTCAGGTTCTGTGGGCGCTCGGCAAGACGGCCATGGCCGTAGCGGGCATCTCATCGTGCCTTCTCGATAACCTGATCCCCGGGACGGCCGAAGAACGGGGCATGGCGACGACGAATCACTAG
- a CDS encoding ferritin, whose protein sequence is MKLSDKLYKALNDQVNAEMYSAYLYQSMASWLTAQELPGMAGWMAHQAKEEMEHAFKIYHYIESRGEQPKLTAIEGPKTSWESALAVFEQALGHERHVSDLIASIIKLAREEEDFATETLMSWYINEQVEEEANATRNVHVVSLGKGDAGKLHLLDAGFVRHE, encoded by the coding sequence ATGAAACTTTCTGATAAGCTTTACAAAGCGCTGAACGATCAGGTGAACGCCGAGATGTACTCGGCCTATCTGTACCAGTCCATGGCCAGCTGGCTGACCGCTCAGGAGCTGCCGGGCATGGCCGGTTGGATGGCCCATCAGGCCAAGGAAGAGATGGAGCACGCTTTCAAGATCTACCACTACATCGAATCCCGCGGCGAGCAGCCCAAGCTGACGGCTATCGAGGGGCCCAAGACGTCATGGGAAAGCGCCCTAGCCGTCTTCGAGCAGGCGCTTGGCCACGAGCGTCACGTGTCCGACCTCATCGCGTCGATTATCAAGCTCGCCCGTGAGGAAGAGGACTTCGCCACGGAAACTCTGATGAGCTGGTACATCAACGAGCAAGTGGAAGAAGAGGCGAACGCGACGCGGAACGTTCACGTGGTCTCCTTGGGCAAGGGCGACGCAGGAAAGCTTCACCTGCTGGACGCCGGCTTCGTCAGACACGAATAA
- a CDS encoding TIGR02757 family protein gives MAKRLSKKRLSCLLESLYRTYNRRELVSPDPLQFLYEYREPEDRELVGFVASSLAYGRVAMILSSVARLLAPLGSHPRAALADATRSSLIDSWGDFKHRFTPVAEVADVLLAVRDVIGDGTIGSWIGKSFSRTSDLTASWDEFAGAVEDQAGRTSLVCRPSRKSSCKRAFLFMRWMVRHDGVDPGGWDDVPPSALVVPLDTHMFRVARLFGLTRRKGAGLATAREITEAFRRLRPDDPVRYDFTLTRWGIRPDMTYRELERIAEGADEP, from the coding sequence ATGGCCAAACGGCTTTCTAAAAAGCGCCTGTCCTGCCTGCTCGAGTCCCTGTACAGGACGTACAACAGGAGAGAACTCGTCAGCCCGGATCCGCTTCAGTTCCTCTACGAGTACAGAGAGCCGGAGGACCGGGAGCTTGTCGGGTTCGTCGCGTCGTCTCTGGCATACGGGCGGGTTGCCATGATCCTGTCCAGCGTCGCGCGTCTGCTCGCTCCGCTGGGCAGTCATCCCCGGGCTGCGCTGGCCGACGCGACCCGTTCGAGCTTGATAGACAGTTGGGGAGATTTTAAGCACCGGTTCACCCCAGTCGCCGAGGTGGCCGACGTCCTGTTGGCCGTTCGGGACGTGATTGGCGACGGGACGATCGGGAGCTGGATTGGGAAGAGTTTTTCCCGCACGTCCGACCTGACTGCCAGCTGGGACGAGTTTGCCGGAGCGGTCGAAGATCAAGCCGGCCGCACCAGTCTGGTGTGCCGTCCCAGCAGGAAAAGCTCCTGCAAGCGGGCGTTTTTGTTCATGCGCTGGATGGTTCGGCATGACGGCGTTGACCCCGGAGGCTGGGACGACGTCCCGCCGTCGGCGCTGGTCGTCCCGTTGGACACGCACATGTTCCGCGTCGCGCGGCTGTTCGGCCTGACCCGTCGGAAGGGAGCCGGGCTGGCGACGGCGCGGGAGATCACTGAGGCGTTTCGGCGGTTGCGGCCCGATGACCCGGTGAGGTATGATTTTACCCTGACCCGGTGGGGAATACGCCCTGACATGACCTATCGGGAGCTTGAACGGATTGCCGAAGGAGCTGATGAGCCGTGA
- a CDS encoding PolC-type DNA polymerase III, with translation MNDEAFAWETGYVALDIETTGLSPRSCSIIEVGALKFVPGKKGEEFSSLIDPGCPIPASGRSIHGITDDMVAGQPRVEEVIAGLLDFVGPAPLVLHNAPFDLSFIAPVLDKLGRKWQAMTVFDTLPLSRVAFPGLRSYSLESLSDFFEFKEGVHHRALCDCWYTQQLFTRFLEKVDQLRCLELADLAHEYGDFRLLTPGTCQRMGPAI, from the coding sequence GTGAACGACGAGGCCTTTGCTTGGGAGACTGGATACGTGGCGCTGGACATCGAGACGACCGGCCTGTCACCGAGGAGCTGCTCCATCATCGAGGTGGGGGCTCTCAAGTTCGTTCCCGGCAAGAAGGGCGAAGAGTTTTCCTCGCTCATTGATCCGGGCTGCCCTATCCCGGCCAGCGGCAGATCCATTCACGGCATAACCGACGACATGGTGGCCGGTCAGCCTCGGGTCGAAGAGGTCATCGCGGGACTGCTGGACTTTGTCGGCCCCGCGCCGCTCGTTCTCCACAACGCGCCGTTTGACCTAAGCTTCATCGCGCCGGTTTTAGACAAGCTGGGCCGCAAGTGGCAGGCGATGACGGTGTTTGACACGCTTCCTCTGAGCCGAGTCGCCTTCCCCGGGCTGCGAAGCTACAGTTTGGAGTCGCTGAGCGACTTTTTCGAGTTCAAAGAGGGCGTTCATCACCGGGCGCTGTGCGACTGCTGGTACACCCAGCAGCTGTTCACCCGCTTCCTTGAAAAGGTCGATCAGCTGAGGTGCCTCGAATTGGCCGATCTGGCTCACGAGTACGGAGATTTCCGGCTCCTGACGCCGGGCACTTGCCAACGCATGGGCCCTGCCATATAA